Proteins encoded within one genomic window of Candidatus Methylomirabilota bacterium:
- a CDS encoding DUF917 domain-containing protein: MRPVSLDEIESLAIGAWILGTGGGGSPYLALLNMRQLYRRGVTCHLMDAAELDDDDMVAVVSNMGAPLVGQERLTDPKTMALAVTMMEEYLGKKFRALMSLEIGGGNSIQPFMGAAMLDLPVIDGDCMGRAFPEAQMTSFAIHDLRMYPLTLADVRDNAVVVARAASWKWMERISRKACVEVGSIASTCKAPRTGKEIKECAILGSTTKAIGIGRAVQAARKAHRDPIEAVLKQEGGIKLFVGKIHDIARRTTEGFLRGTAAIEGLEEFRGHTFRLAFQNEFAVGWLDDVPWVMTPDLICVLDTVAGDAIGTETLRYGQRVTVIALPAPPILLTPKGIEHVGPRAFGYDLDFRSVFA, translated from the coding sequence ATGAGACCGGTTTCCCTGGACGAGATCGAGAGCCTCGCCATCGGCGCCTGGATCCTGGGCACCGGGGGCGGCGGCAGCCCCTACCTCGCACTGTTGAACATGCGGCAGCTGTACCGGAGGGGCGTCACGTGCCATCTGATGGATGCCGCCGAGCTGGACGACGACGACATGGTCGCGGTGGTCTCCAACATGGGGGCGCCGCTGGTGGGCCAGGAGCGCCTCACCGATCCCAAGACCATGGCGCTGGCCGTCACCATGATGGAGGAGTATCTCGGGAAGAAGTTCCGCGCCCTGATGTCGCTGGAGATCGGGGGCGGCAACTCCATTCAGCCCTTCATGGGCGCCGCCATGCTCGACCTGCCGGTGATCGACGGTGACTGCATGGGACGCGCCTTCCCCGAGGCGCAGATGACCAGCTTCGCCATCCACGATCTGCGCATGTACCCGCTCACCCTCGCCGACGTGCGCGACAATGCCGTGGTCGTCGCGCGCGCGGCGTCGTGGAAGTGGATGGAGCGCATCAGCCGCAAGGCGTGCGTGGAGGTGGGCTCGATCGCCTCCACGTGCAAGGCGCCGCGCACCGGCAAGGAGATCAAGGAGTGCGCGATCCTCGGCTCCACCACCAAGGCCATCGGGATCGGCCGGGCGGTGCAGGCGGCGCGCAAGGCCCACCGGGACCCCATCGAGGCCGTGTTGAAGCAGGAGGGCGGGATCAAGCTCTTCGTGGGAAAGATCCACGACATCGCCCGCCGCACGACGGAGGGCTTCCTGCGCGGCACCGCCGCCATCGAGGGCCTGGAAGAGTTCCGCGGCCACACCTTCCGGCTCGCGTTCCAGAACGAGTTCGCGGTGGGCTGGCTCGACGACGTGCCCTGGGTGATGACCCCCGACCTCATCTGCGTGCTCGACACCGTGGCGGGGGACGCCATCGGCACCGAGACGCTGCGCTATGGGCAGCGCGTCACCGTCATCGCGCTACCCGCGCCCCCGATCCTCCTCACGCCGAAGGGGATCGAGCACGTGGGGCCGCGGGCCTTCGGCTACGACCTC
- a CDS encoding ABC transporter permease produces the protein MILRAAVGVVYAFLLLPMVVVVLAAFNAGNYFTFPPQGFSLRWFANFFQRREFMQALWLSTELAFWTALASTVIGTAASVVLVRGRFRGRDLLNAFVTSPLLLPQILTGVALLQFYTLLKMQASYAALLIGHIVVTTPYVIRTVTATLTHFDLALEEAAQSLGAHPLRAFFEVTLGVIKPGVVAGAIFAFAISFDNFTLSLFLTSAKLTPLPIELFAYLKYSFDPTAAAVSAFAIGVALVLVVGIARFMGLEEFTGF, from the coding sequence GTGATCCTGCGCGCGGCGGTGGGCGTCGTCTACGCGTTCCTGCTCCTGCCGATGGTGGTGGTCGTGCTGGCGGCGTTCAACGCGGGCAACTACTTCACGTTCCCGCCCCAGGGGTTCTCCCTCCGGTGGTTCGCCAACTTCTTCCAGCGTCGCGAGTTCATGCAGGCGCTCTGGCTGTCCACCGAGCTGGCCTTCTGGACCGCGCTTGCGTCCACCGTGATCGGGACGGCGGCGTCCGTCGTCCTCGTGCGGGGGCGCTTTCGCGGGCGTGATCTCCTGAACGCGTTCGTGACCTCGCCGCTCCTGCTGCCCCAGATCCTCACCGGGGTGGCGCTGCTGCAGTTCTACACGCTGCTCAAGATGCAGGCCTCGTACGCGGCCCTCCTCATCGGCCACATCGTGGTGACGACGCCCTACGTGATCCGCACCGTGACCGCCACCCTCACGCACTTCGACCTGGCGCTCGAGGAGGCGGCGCAGAGCCTGGGGGCCCACCCCCTGCGGGCGTTCTTCGAGGTGACGCTGGGCGTGATCAAGCCCGGGGTGGTCGCCGGGGCGATCTTCGCCTTCGCCATCTCGTTCGACAACTTCACCCTGTCGCTCTTCCTGACCAGCGCGAAGCTGACGCCGCTGCCCATCGAGCTGTTCGCCTATCTCAAGTACTCGTTCGACCCCACGGCCGCCGCGGTGTCGGCCTTCGCCATCGGCGTGGCGCTGGTGCTCGTGGTGGGCATCGCGCGCTTCATGGGGCTCGAGGAGTTCACGGGGTTTTGA
- a CDS encoding ABC transporter permease, whose translation MSRGARVLLLGPYVLLLTVFFTVPLILMFLISLSRSSFGQIDWALTPSQYVRFFTDAYYLSVLGDTLWLGVLTTVACLLLGYPLAYHLALTRTRGKPLLIVFILSPLLVGIVIRCYGWMILLADRGLINETLVQHGWLAKPLPLMYNKFGVTVALVHVFLPFMVLSLTGVLKRIEPQLIEASQTLGASPHRAFFEITLPLSLPGILAGSLLVFSLAISSFVVPILVGGFKVHVLPMVVYEQVLSVFDWPFGAANAFVLLVISVVLIAVYIKVTERALRGIV comes from the coding sequence GTGAGCCGCGGCGCCCGCGTCCTCCTGCTCGGACCGTACGTCCTGCTGCTGACGGTGTTCTTCACCGTCCCGCTGATCTTGATGTTCCTGATCAGCCTCTCGCGCAGCTCCTTCGGGCAGATCGACTGGGCCCTGACGCCGAGCCAGTACGTGCGCTTCTTCACCGACGCGTACTACCTGAGCGTGCTCGGCGACACGCTGTGGCTGGGCGTGCTCACCACGGTGGCGTGCCTGCTCCTGGGGTATCCCCTCGCTTACCACCTGGCCCTGACGCGGACGCGCGGGAAGCCGCTCTTGATCGTGTTCATCCTCTCGCCGCTGCTGGTCGGCATCGTCATCCGGTGCTACGGCTGGATGATCCTGCTCGCCGACCGCGGTCTCATCAACGAGACGCTCGTCCAGCACGGCTGGTTGGCGAAGCCGCTGCCCCTCATGTACAACAAGTTCGGGGTCACCGTGGCCCTGGTGCACGTCTTCCTGCCGTTCATGGTGCTGTCGCTGACCGGCGTGCTCAAGCGCATCGAGCCCCAGCTCATCGAGGCGTCGCAGACGCTCGGCGCCTCGCCGCATCGCGCCTTCTTCGAGATCACGCTCCCGCTGTCGCTGCCCGGCATCCTCGCCGGCTCGCTCCTCGTGTTCTCGCTGGCCATCTCGTCGTTCGTCGTCCCGATCCTCGTGGGCGGCTTCAAGGTGCACGTGCTGCCGATGGTCGTCTACGAGCAGGTGCTCTCCGTGTTCGACTGGCCGTTCGGCGCCGCCAACGCCTTCGTGCTGCTGGTCATCTCGGTGGTCTTGATCGCCGTGTACATCAAGGTGACGGAGCGGGCGCTGCGGGGGATCGTGTGA
- a CDS encoding AroM family protein — protein sequence MTTRVGMITVGQAPRSDVVPDMAAILGGDVEIVEAGALDGLSRLEIAPLAPEGDDEILVTRLADGSSVFVGKTKMIPLIEAKIAALEDRGVALTVLLCTGEFPRLKARRPFLEPQQLLLGLLRAMVFPGRLGVLTPSERHVPQTLARWRACGFDAHVAPLSPYEEHDPAAVRRAAEALRAGNAGLVVMDCIGFRRKTRDEVAALTGAPTLVANLLVARVAAELLGR from the coding sequence ATGACGACGAGGGTGGGCATGATCACGGTGGGGCAGGCGCCGCGCAGCGACGTGGTGCCCGACATGGCGGCGATTCTCGGCGGCGACGTGGAGATCGTGGAAGCGGGCGCCCTCGACGGCCTCTCGCGCCTGGAGATCGCCCCGCTCGCCCCCGAGGGCGACGACGAGATCCTCGTGACCCGCCTGGCCGACGGCTCGTCGGTCTTCGTGGGCAAGACCAAGATGATCCCGCTCATCGAGGCGAAGATCGCGGCCCTCGAGGATCGCGGGGTAGCCCTGACCGTGCTCCTCTGCACGGGCGAGTTCCCGCGGCTCAAGGCGCGGCGGCCCTTCCTCGAGCCGCAGCAGCTCCTGCTGGGGCTGCTGCGCGCCATGGTCTTTCCCGGGCGGCTGGGGGTGCTGACGCCGTCGGAGCGCCACGTGCCCCAGACCCTGGCCCGCTGGCGCGCCTGCGGCTTCGACGCGCACGTGGCGCCGCTGTCACCCTACGAGGAGCACGACCCCGCCGCGGTGCGGCGCGCCGCCGAGGCGCTACGCGCGGGGAACGCGGGGCTCGTGGTCATGGACTGCATCGGCTTCCGCCGAAAGACCCGTGACGAGGTGGCCGCGCTCACCGGCGCGCCCACCCTGGTGGCCAACCTGCTCGTGGCCCGCGTGGCTGCGGAGCTGCTCGGCCGCTGA